The nucleotide sequence GGAGCCTGACTTTGAGAAGGAAAAGGCCAAGCTTCTCGAAGACGTCACGATGGACCATGACATTCCGACAGTCATTGCTGAAAAGATTGAAGCCCTCGTACCCGAGATTGTACATCGGCATGCTGCGGGCAGAGAAGCCTATGCTGCTCTGAATAAATCCCTGCAGCAACTCAATGGCTTCATTGCTAAAGACAACAGTTATCCTAAGCCGCTCGTTAATCCCCTCCGAGCAGAAAAACTGGCTTGGATGGAAGCCTTTCAAGAAGAATTGATGAAAACAGAGCTATATGGAACTGTTGAAGCGGTAACTGGCATTCAAAATGATCTTCAAGACTTCCTGGATGAGTGCAATGATTATGATATAGCAATCAAAACTTATGAAACACTTATGCAGATGGACGCTTATATCATGCAGCAGGAAAGCGAAAGAACACCCGATGACCAAGCCAAAATGAGAGAAATTGGACGCATGCAACACATGCTTTACAGTGATAATATGGCGTTTATTACTCCAGCAAGGCGCTTGACAGAAGTGAAAGCCCATTTGAGGGATAGTGATTGTGAAACAGTGTTGAGCAACCATTCTGATGGTATCTTCATGCAACTCGTTAACGCGTTACGTGCCTTCTTGTTTGGCTGGAAAAGTCCCGAGCAAACCATGTTTGACTCCTTTAGAACGACACTGTCCAGCATGAAAGAAACGCATCCAAGGCCTGCTGTTTCCGTGGAAGCAGGTGTTCAAGGTAATGAGGAGCCTTCCTCTATACCAGTGGACAACTCGCCGCCAGTAGTCAGGCAGCCTGCAGATGACATCGAGAATCAGCATGAGAACCCCGTATCAGTGTTTTCGCTCTGATAACGCACCGTCTTTCTTGCTGTCCCCTTTGCAGGGAGCAGCAAGAAACCATTCTATGTGACGTGGTTAAAAACTCATTAATAGTCGATTTCCTGCCTTCATCCAACCCATACCCTTAACCGTTATCTCCTGCAAAATGCTTTATACCTTGCAAATCCCCCTCCTGAATCCCTAATTATCAATCGATTAATACTATAATTAGCTATATACCATTGGTATCAAGAAGCAGAAACATCGGTCAAACAGATAAAATTTGACGATTGGAGGCTGGTTGATTGATGGAACTAAAGGACTCAAAAAAACAGTATCCAAATGATCAGGAAAGGGATCAGCCGAAGCCATTAGCCCATCGCATTCATAGTGATCAGATCCGTCTTCTTTATGAGCAAAATCCATTTGGCATCGCAGCCCAAAGTTTTGCTGCCGTTTTTCTTACTATTGCGTTGTGGAAAGTAGTTCCCAGAGTCTCCTTGATTAGTTGGCTCTTTTACATGCTTTTGCTCTCAACGTTATGGCTTATTACCGCTGTTTATTATCACTTGAAAGAAAATCGATTATCGCAAGATACCTGGTTAATCCTTTTTGCTGTTTTTACCTTTCTCTCAGGTTGTGGCTGGGGAATTGCCGGCTCTTTATTAATGCCTGCTGAAAGCCTTGTCCATCAAACCTTTGTAGTGATCCTCATTTTTGGTATGACCGCCGGTTCAATTTCTTTTTTTTCCCCTGTTACGAGCATCTATAGCCTGTTTCTTTTGCCTACGTTCATCCCTTTTAACATTTGGCTGTTTCTCCAGGGGGGGATTTATATTATTTTAGGTTTCAGCGGCCTTATTTATATCCCTATTATTTTTGCCAGTTGTTATTACTCGAACAAATTTTTACTCACTTCGCTCTCCCTGGCCTACAAAAATGTAAACCTTGATTTACTTAATCAGTTATTAGAAAAAAGGGTAGCCCATCGCACAAGTGAACTGGAAAAAAACCTGGCACTGACACAATCAACGCTGGAAGCCACAGCAGAAGGCCTATTAGTGGTTGATCACCATGGGAATATTGAATATTACAATCAAAAATTTGTAGATATGTGGCAAATGCCCAGAAAATTCACTCAAGACCCTGATTGGCAACTTTTCATTAATGAGATCTTCAAAAAACTGAAGCATCCACAAATATTCTTGGCAAACATCGATGAATTACAGGCAAACCCAGAACAGGAGCGTTTTGACGAAATTGTATCTATTAACAATAACGTGTTTGAGTGGCATGCAAAACCACACAAGATGCATGATAAGATTGCAGGTCGCGTGTGGAGCTTCCGTGATATCACCCTGCGCAAACAAATGGAGCAACAACTTGCTTACCAGGCAAATCATGATTTGTTGACTGGCTTACCTAATCGCACCTTACTTTATGATCGCATCAATCAGGGAATTGCCCATGCGAAGCGCGATCAAACCAGACTCATCATCATGTTTCTGGACATTGATAACTTTAAGCTCATTAACGACAACCTTGGCCATAATGCCGGCGATATGCTACTCCAGGAAATTGCTCAACGCCTTCTTCTCTGTACTCGCGAAAGTGATACCGTTGCGCGTTTTGGGGGGGATGAGTTTGTGATCTTATTCGTAGCCAATACACATAAAGAGATACGCCTTGTATCACAGCGTATTCTCACCAGGGTGACACAATCTATTGAACTGGCAAGCCATGAGATAGTGGTGACTGCCAGTATTGGTATCAGCATTTATCCCCATGACGGAAATGATGCTGCGACACTCCTTAAGAATGCTGATATGGCAATGTATATGGCTAAAAATCAAGGCCGCAATACCTTTAAGCTTTACCACGAATCAATTAAACACCATAGCAAAAAGAGTTTGGAAATGCAGATTGAGTTGCGTAATGCCTTGCTACGTAATGAATTTTATTTGCTCTACCAACCAACGATTGATTTAAAAACCGGGCAGATTATTGGTGTTGAGGCACTGGTTCGATGGCGACATCCAAAGAGAGGGATCATCTTTCCTCAGCACTTTATACCAATTGCAGAAGAGTCACGAATCATTATCCCCTTGGGTGAATGGATCTTGCAGAATGCTTGCTTGCAAAATAAGGATTGGCAATCCCAAGGATTGAGGCCAGTGCGCATGGCAATCAATGTTTCTGGCGTTCAAATCATGCGCGAAAATTTTGCTGATAGTGTGGAACACGCATTAGCGAATGCCCAATTATCTCCACAGTATATAGAAATTGAACTCACTGAAAGTACCATCATGAATGACACCGTTCAAAATCTCTATACTTTAAAACGACTCAAGGAAATTGGTATCAACCTGACGATTGATGATTTCGGTACGGGCTATTCCAGTTTAAACTATCTAAAGCAATTCCCAGTGAACAAATTAAAAATTGATCAATCGTTTGTGAGCGATTGTATTAGCGAACAAAATGATGCATCCATCGTTGAAGCAATTATCGCTATGGGACATAGCCTAAAACTCAAAGTGCTTGCAGAAGGCATAGAAACCGAGGCTCAACTGCAGTTTTTACAGCAGTGCCAATGTGATGAGGGACAGGGATTTTTTTACGGCCAACCAATGAGTGCTGTAGCCTTCGCTAAACTGCTGAGTGAGGATTTGGATTACAGTAGCGAGTAGTCATAGGTTAGTTCACCTACAACAGGTTACCTCTTTTGCGGACTAGACTTCGCTTGGCAGCCTGTAATGCAGTCATGCTTCTATAGCAAACTCAATTTGTAGCACGCGCCAAGGTTTCTTTTGCAAGCGTTAAGCGTTTCTCTACCTCACCTAATTCTGCTTGCAAGTTTAATAAAGCTTGCGGATCAGTATGAGATTGCTGCATGAGTTGCTGAGATTTAACCATGGCCTGCTGTTGTGCTGATAGAAGCTCAATATCCCTTTGCAGAGATTGTAACCACTGCTGTCGTGTACTGATTAAATTGACTCCAAAACTCATGGTTGCCCTTGCTTTTGGCTTTTTATCCTGGAGATTGCATAAGGTTACCAAGACATTAATTTTTTGATTGATTCGTTGAGCAAGATAATACGCACAAGATTGGTTTTTCTGTGCCGCCAAATTTTGAATGTCGGCTTTAATTTCATTAATAAAAGCAGAGGCACTTGCATCCCCCTGTGAATGAAATAACCCCCTGGGTAACGACTTGGTGGAAAAATGTGCGTTCACCAATGAACTCACTTTCCATTCCAATTCGGGTAGTCGCGCTTCCAAAGCAAGCAAGAGTTGTTCAATAGTCATACCAGCCTAGCCTATTACAAGACTAAATCTGTTCCCAATTGTTGAACACGAATAGTACGTGACTGAAACCAGGAACTGACAAAAGGAGGCAAGCACATCAAACACAACCCTGTAACCAAGGTCAACTCATAACGGCTAACACCACCCACATTAATTCCTTCTGGCGGCATGAAGCTCACTACCAACGTTGTTAACCCCCCTACAATACCAATCCCGGCTACCAGGAGCATGCCCGCCATACCACCTGGAATGCGGAAGGCACGTGGGTGCTCCGGCGCACTTATACGCAATTTAATAGCAGCAGCAAACATTAACAAATACATCAACATATAAAGTTGCGCTGCCAACGCGGTTAATAACCAATAAGAACCATTGACACTTGGCATAAATAAGAACAATGCAGACAAAATAGTGACGATTACGGCTTGACTAATTAACATGACAATAGGCGCACCATGGGTATTTGTACGTCGAAACACCTCTGGCAAATTGCCATCTTCAGCAGCAACCAGCAAACCTTTAGTGGGTGCTATGATCCAGTTGCTCACACCACCAAGCCCTCCCATAACCAACATCAATGCAATGAAAGGCATAAACCAAATCAAATGATACTTAGCAAAAAAAGCATCAAAGGCCTGCATAATACCAGCAACCAGATTAATCTCTTGATGGGGTAAAACAACAGCAATCGCCAGTGAACCTAAAATCAACGTGCTCAAAATGATAAGTACTGAATAAGTTAATGCGCGTGGAAAAGCGCGTTGCGGATTATCGACATCATTAGCATGCACAGTAGCAATCTCAATACCGCAAAAAGACATCATAATTGCTGTTAGCGAAACCCACATGGATCTGTCCTGCCAGTGCGGGCTGATACTTGCCGAATCAAATTGCACTTGCAAAGGGTTACCTCCAACAATCCAGGCAGCGCCCAAGCCAATAATTAAAGCCATAGGCAACAGTAAACCGGAGAGCGCGCAAATATTGCTAAACAAGGCAGAGGAACGCATACCTCGCAGATTGACCAAAGTGGCACCCCAGAAAGCACTGACAATGACTATCCAGAGGAAATAAGGATTAGATGCCATAGAAGGGTTAATTAAATAACCAATTGTTCCAGCCACAAAAGATAAAATGGTCGGATACCAAATCACGTTTTCAATCCATTGCAACCAAATTGCTAAAAATCCTGTTTTTTTACCAAACGCTTCTTTTACCCAGATATAGATCCCGCCTTGTTTTGCCCATCCAGAGGCAAGCTCTGCGGATACCAGTGCCGTAGGAATTAAAAAAAACAATGCACCTAAAATAAAGAAGGAAATCAACTGACTACCAAAAAGGGCTGTAGCAGGTAAATTGCGAATACTGTCTACAGAACCCACCGTAATCATTGTGAGACTAAAAATGGACAACGTGTGTTTACTACTCATTGCATTCCTTTTCTATTGTTCCAACGCTTACAAAAAAATTATTGTACCGGGGCAAGCTTAAGATAACCTTAATAATCGTGTAAAAAATAAACAAAAATCGCATTCACTTTACGCGACTCTGACCGTTTTGTAAATTAGTGTACAAAAGGAATTTAACAATAATAATTTTATTGGGTCCTGTCAGGATATCTCAACAATTTTTTAACAAATAAAACTACATTTTATAGGGCCAAATCGAAGGGATAATTCAACTTTTTATCATTCAATTACTGTGGAAGCGTGAAAATCTTTGCCAGTTCTTAATAACTTACGCTAGGATTATGATATGCCTTACACTAGGATGTGAATGATGCAACATATGCGCAAAATCGTTGTCGCGGGGCTTGCCTGGTTAACCTATTCCTGTTTTGTATTCGCTGAGGTCGCCAATGATACTCTTTGTCAAAATGCAAGCACTCTCTTTATAAACGCCAATTTTATCACCTTAAATCCCAATCAACCGCACGCTACGGCTGTTGCAGTCACTAATCACCGTATCGTAGCCGTTGGAGAACAACAAACATTAGTGGCTAACTGCCGCGGTAAAAATACCCAACTGGTGGATTTGCAAGGTGCAGTCGTAACACCCGGCTTTATCGATACTCACTCACAATTCCTGCTCTATGGCTGGTTAACCGACCACGCTATTGATTTATCCACTACGAATGCCCTCGAGCAGCCTGATTGGCAACCAATCAAAACAACCTCCGCTTTTTTAGCCGCAATAAAAAATAAACTGAACACGAATGAGGAATGGCTCATTATTAATGGCTACGATCAAATGCGTATGCAAGGAGAACCTCTTGTCCAGGCGATGTTGGATAAAATTAGTACCACGAAACCCATCATAGTCTTCTTTTCTTCAGGCCACCAGGCATTGCTTAATCAGGCTGCGATAAAAAAAATACCCTCCCTGGCTGATAAAATTAATCAGGACGGCGTCATTCGCAATGCCCCATTGTACAATTTATTGGCAACTCTAATTAAAGAAGAGCAAGTAACAGCAGGGATTCAGACTGCAGCCAAGCGTTATTCACAACGAGGTTATACGACAGTCACTGAAGCACGGGCCCAGCCTGAGTGGCTCAGTAGTTATGAGCAATTAGCCAAACAGGATGATTTTCCGGTAGATATTATTGTTAATCCCGCGAGTGTTCCTGAAAAACAACGAATGGATCTGGTCTATCAGGACAAGCCGCGTCTGTATCCAGGGCCCGTCTCTATCCAGGTTGATGGTGCTGCAAATGAATACAGGGCCTTCCTCAACCACTCTTATTTAAACGTTAATTTGGAATGGAAGGGGCCTCTGAATTACTCGCCCAGAGAACTGGAAGCAATCCTGATGGCTGCAGGCCGTACAAAAACACCGGTGGCGCTGGAGTGCGATGGTGATGCAGCCATTGATTTGGCCTTAAATCTTACCGCGAAAGTACAACGTTTTTATCCTGAGACGCTGTTTCATCCAATCATTGTGAATGCCCAATTTGTACGCGAGGATCAATTAGAGCGTATGCGCCAGTTAGGAGTAACTGTCAATTGGTTTGTACCCCATTTGTATTATTGGGGTGAGGCTTTATGCCAAAGAATACCTAACCCCAACGGATTCTATAAAGATACGCCCTTAGCCAGCGCTAAAAGAACATTTGGTACAATCAGTGCTCATGCACACTCGCCAACCACAGCCCCCAACCCCTTACAAATGATTCAGTTCATGAACACCCGTGAAATACAAAACTGGGATTCCCCTCCGACAAAGGCGTGTATCGACCGATTTGCCGCTAATGAGCAGGTGGATCTCAATGATGCACTCAAGGCACTTACAATCGATGCAGCCTTACTCTATGGTTTAGAACAAGACAAAGGTAGTATCGAACCAGGCAAACTGGCTGACATGACTATCTTGAGCGCCGATCCTTTACAAAGTAAAAATCTACCCACTATCCAGATTTTAGGTACGATAGTACGAGGGATGATGCATTTACAATCCTCGACTCCCCCTGTGAAGGAGATTTCCAAAGCAACCTCGTCTTAATCAGCACGGATTGCAATCAGGCACTGGCATTATGGGAACCACTTCCATTTTAGATGGCTTGCGTGATTGCTTTCCTTAGAATCTAGCAAGCCCCTAATATTGTGTTAATAAACAGCTCAATAGTTAGCGAGCTAAATACCCTGCCAAACATCAGCTAATGTCCATGTTGTGCATCAAATAAAACAATCGATATAATGCGATATTTTCGGACTGTCTTAAGGATAACTTAATACTCGATCTGTATTATTAAGGTCCATTTTGCTGTAATGAGAAGAGAGATGCCTAGAGTTAAAGGGAAAGGCCCCATTTTAAAAGCTAATTTTGTTGGTAAAGGAAAATCCAAAAAGAATTTTTCTGATCTCAGCAGCACAACTAATTTGATGCTTCTTAGTATCGTAGGTAACGAATATTGCGCAGGGGAGTATCTGGAGGCAGCACTCAAGTATTCATTGCGACACCATCAAAACACCACGCTGCTCATTGCAGATGAGGTTTATTGGCATAATTTAAAACCGCAAAGTTCCGATGGAGCGCCACTTTCCCAAGAGAAAATCAATCAACTTAAACAGGATGCTCTTAAGTTAGGTGCTCAATATTTTGAAAGTAATTTACAACATTTCCTGGCCCCTCTTGGCATCTCAGTCAAAAAATTTAACGAGGCGCATGGTGATAAAAGCACTAAAGAAAAAATAACCCTTATCAACAGTCTTGCTCGCCACATGGGCCTGAATTTTCAAATAGTAGGATGGCAGGATTGGACTAACTCTCTACCTGC is from Legionella donaldsonii and encodes:
- a CDS encoding EAL domain-containing protein, yielding MELKDSKKQYPNDQERDQPKPLAHRIHSDQIRLLYEQNPFGIAAQSFAAVFLTIALWKVVPRVSLISWLFYMLLLSTLWLITAVYYHLKENRLSQDTWLILFAVFTFLSGCGWGIAGSLLMPAESLVHQTFVVILIFGMTAGSISFFSPVTSIYSLFLLPTFIPFNIWLFLQGGIYIILGFSGLIYIPIIFASCYYSNKFLLTSLSLAYKNVNLDLLNQLLEKRVAHRTSELEKNLALTQSTLEATAEGLLVVDHHGNIEYYNQKFVDMWQMPRKFTQDPDWQLFINEIFKKLKHPQIFLANIDELQANPEQERFDEIVSINNNVFEWHAKPHKMHDKIAGRVWSFRDITLRKQMEQQLAYQANHDLLTGLPNRTLLYDRINQGIAHAKRDQTRLIIMFLDIDNFKLINDNLGHNAGDMLLQEIAQRLLLCTRESDTVARFGGDEFVILFVANTHKEIRLVSQRILTRVTQSIELASHEIVVTASIGISIYPHDGNDAATLLKNADMAMYMAKNQGRNTFKLYHESIKHHSKKSLEMQIELRNALLRNEFYLLYQPTIDLKTGQIIGVEALVRWRHPKRGIIFPQHFIPIAEESRIIIPLGEWILQNACLQNKDWQSQGLRPVRMAINVSGVQIMRENFADSVEHALANAQLSPQYIEIELTESTIMNDTVQNLYTLKRLKEIGINLTIDDFGTGYSSLNYLKQFPVNKLKIDQSFVSDCISEQNDASIVEAIIAMGHSLKLKVLAEGIETEAQLQFLQQCQCDEGQGFFYGQPMSAVAFAKLLSEDLDYSSE
- a CDS encoding APC family permease, with protein sequence MSSKHTLSIFSLTMITVGSVDSIRNLPATALFGSQLISFFILGALFFLIPTALVSAELASGWAKQGGIYIWVKEAFGKKTGFLAIWLQWIENVIWYPTILSFVAGTIGYLINPSMASNPYFLWIVIVSAFWGATLVNLRGMRSSALFSNICALSGLLLPMALIIGLGAAWIVGGNPLQVQFDSASISPHWQDRSMWVSLTAIMMSFCGIEIATVHANDVDNPQRAFPRALTYSVLIILSTLILGSLAIAVVLPHQEINLVAGIMQAFDAFFAKYHLIWFMPFIALMLVMGGLGGVSNWIIAPTKGLLVAAEDGNLPEVFRRTNTHGAPIVMLISQAVIVTILSALFLFMPSVNGSYWLLTALAAQLYMLMYLLMFAAAIKLRISAPEHPRAFRIPGGMAGMLLVAGIGIVGGLTTLVVSFMPPEGINVGGVSRYELTLVTGLCLMCLPPFVSSWFQSRTIRVQQLGTDLVL
- a CDS encoding amidohydrolase; translation: MMQHMRKIVVAGLAWLTYSCFVFAEVANDTLCQNASTLFINANFITLNPNQPHATAVAVTNHRIVAVGEQQTLVANCRGKNTQLVDLQGAVVTPGFIDTHSQFLLYGWLTDHAIDLSTTNALEQPDWQPIKTTSAFLAAIKNKLNTNEEWLIINGYDQMRMQGEPLVQAMLDKISTTKPIIVFFSSGHQALLNQAAIKKIPSLADKINQDGVIRNAPLYNLLATLIKEEQVTAGIQTAAKRYSQRGYTTVTEARAQPEWLSSYEQLAKQDDFPVDIIVNPASVPEKQRMDLVYQDKPRLYPGPVSIQVDGAANEYRAFLNHSYLNVNLEWKGPLNYSPRELEAILMAAGRTKTPVALECDGDAAIDLALNLTAKVQRFYPETLFHPIIVNAQFVREDQLERMRQLGVTVNWFVPHLYYWGEALCQRIPNPNGFYKDTPLASAKRTFGTISAHAHSPTTAPNPLQMIQFMNTREIQNWDSPPTKACIDRFAANEQVDLNDALKALTIDAALLYGLEQDKGSIEPGKLADMTILSADPLQSKNLPTIQILGTIVRGMMHLQSSTPPVKEISKATSS